Proteins found in one Actinokineospora alba genomic segment:
- a CDS encoding phage tail protein, whose protein sequence is MALSMSAMLALTVRFHVSVDGVDLGGWARCKGLAVKFNPYKVKEGANYLYEPILPGHLEYPEVTLERAMDKAGADSVQKWLRDRANGWVQSMIGAPGGTAQITLYDAHAKEVSSWQLRNVYPSSWKGPDLDAMTLGIAIESLTLVHEGFL, encoded by the coding sequence GTGGCGCTCAGCATGTCGGCGATGCTCGCACTCACCGTCCGATTCCACGTGTCCGTCGACGGCGTGGACCTCGGCGGGTGGGCGCGGTGCAAGGGCCTGGCCGTGAAGTTCAACCCCTACAAGGTGAAAGAAGGTGCGAACTACCTCTACGAGCCGATCCTGCCCGGGCACCTGGAGTACCCGGAGGTGACGCTGGAGCGCGCGATGGACAAGGCGGGCGCGGACAGCGTGCAGAAGTGGCTGCGGGACCGGGCGAACGGGTGGGTGCAGTCGATGATCGGCGCCCCCGGCGGCACCGCGCAGATCACGCTTTATGACGCGCACGCGAAGGAAGTGTCGTCGTGGCAGCTCCGCAACGTCTACCCGAGCAGCTGGAAGGGGCCCGACCTGGACGCGATGACCCTGGGTATCGCGATCGAGAGTTTGACGCTGGTGCACGAGGGTTTCCTGTAG
- a CDS encoding LysM peptidoglycan-binding domain-containing protein, with protein sequence MTMSVGVGASVATAAGGGAVVGAASAAVGAGVSAAMIAGARVPAMLYCVNPLTPGVVPFDFNPEKISIKRSASYTAKPNMHALHVPGGASGTITKSVQAPMISISKIVFEGVTAKLRCDQLLRWMSPFSGIGSMGIAGATLETTLPEITFQWGPPMVAFMYQVRLVSVGISYVRFDFTGIPIRAEIDLSMREQPSALASLPTNPTSGGLPGRRTHTVSSGDTLQSIAMAHYGRPGLWRRIAEVNRIGNPSRLRPGQTVYLPNPDELTTGSSR encoded by the coding sequence ATGACGATGAGCGTGGGCGTGGGGGCGAGCGTGGCGACCGCCGCCGGTGGGGGAGCGGTGGTCGGCGCGGCGAGCGCGGCCGTGGGCGCCGGGGTGAGCGCGGCCATGATCGCGGGCGCCCGGGTTCCGGCGATGCTCTACTGCGTCAACCCGCTGACGCCCGGTGTCGTGCCGTTCGACTTCAACCCGGAGAAGATCTCCATCAAGCGCAGCGCCAGCTATACCGCGAAGCCGAACATGCACGCCCTGCACGTGCCCGGCGGCGCGTCCGGCACGATCACGAAATCCGTGCAGGCGCCGATGATCTCGATCAGCAAGATCGTGTTCGAGGGTGTGACGGCGAAGCTGCGCTGCGACCAGCTGCTGCGGTGGATGAGCCCGTTCAGCGGCATCGGCAGCATGGGCATCGCGGGGGCGACCCTGGAGACCACGCTGCCGGAGATCACCTTCCAGTGGGGGCCGCCGATGGTGGCGTTCATGTACCAGGTCCGGCTGGTCAGCGTCGGGATCTCCTACGTGCGCTTCGACTTCACCGGCATCCCGATCCGCGCGGAGATCGACCTGTCGATGCGTGAGCAGCCCAGCGCGCTCGCGAGCCTGCCCACGAACCCGACGTCCGGCGGCCTTCCTGGGCGGCGCACGCACACCGTGTCCTCTGGCGACACCCTGCAATCCATTGCCATGGCGCATTACGGCAGGCCCGGCCTGTGGCGCCGGATCGCGGAGGTGAACCGGATCGGGAATCCGAGCAGGCTGCGACCCGGCCAGACCGTCTACTTGCCAAACCCGGATGAGCTGACCACCGGGAGCAGCCGATGA
- a CDS encoding eCIS core domain-containing protein produces the protein MRWPFRRASHTTAPAPAPAPERARGEWVLVPPMPTTFAADAPLVTGPAPVQPPLPGRTAVVRSQVPPAIGRVEGIARALPLPAARPAAEPLPQRPKVHKGRAVGQLTEATEAYVGEAREPAEPYRAPGWMRYVPEWMQQSTPEPDPAPPTPSFPSVVPDRPLSIPSNIPANPRIPTPEPVLPPRVAEVVRSAEPPPPTRRRPSLGQTRRLGLGSPVSRPADEPFVPPAEPPMVVEAAQEELPPPAPVPPPAPAPPPPEPPPAPPPLVYRAGGEPLPRVTGQIVRDEVPPDLAGTLKRDRGADVSAVPVFRGPTVDAEARSRGARAFAKDGAVFLPESAGPTSGTKAKALLAHELVHVVQQRTLGSLPALSTPEGRGLEAEAVAAERQYGGLADTPLIHPPQPQAAEPSMSGPAQLAPTVVTPPDPVHSHFEREAREEIDQIAESTAHRVLEEWTPPTPSGGRTPSGPRLTSGLPTTVGGAVGDTVGFTERRGADATSPTTSTRFAGGGGSGTFDRAARRQEMETELLDALNAEQAEQGGSLISHLGDADLERIERALDREEQGGGRGSTTTPRPINPQEGGAFGDTVSFTTRSGADLVDPRARQTAQGAASRLSLAAALSASTDSTSATRSRTAPGATERLSDAGGTFGDTVSFSEPTGDDTFRGGRRPDSATSSTSRAGTGAADMHGSEEEPVDLDRVDLEDLTARLYDRVRSRLRLELLVDRERSGWLTDFR, from the coding sequence ATGCGCTGGCCATTCCGACGGGCGTCACACACCACCGCACCGGCCCCGGCCCCCGCGCCGGAGCGGGCTCGCGGCGAGTGGGTCCTGGTGCCGCCCATGCCCACGACGTTCGCCGCGGACGCGCCCCTGGTGACCGGACCGGCGCCGGTGCAGCCGCCGCTGCCCGGCCGCACGGCCGTCGTCCGATCGCAGGTCCCGCCCGCGATCGGGCGGGTCGAGGGAATTGCGCGGGCACTGCCATTGCCCGCCGCCCGGCCCGCCGCCGAGCCGCTGCCGCAGCGGCCAAAGGTCCACAAAGGACGAGCGGTCGGACAGCTCACCGAGGCCACCGAAGCGTATGTCGGCGAGGCGCGGGAACCGGCGGAGCCGTACCGGGCCCCAGGCTGGATGCGCTACGTCCCGGAGTGGATGCAGCAGAGCACACCCGAGCCCGACCCGGCCCCGCCGACGCCGTCCTTCCCGTCCGTCGTGCCCGACCGGCCGCTGTCGATCCCGTCGAACATCCCAGCCAACCCGCGAATCCCCACCCCCGAGCCGGTGCTCCCGCCGCGGGTGGCGGAGGTCGTCCGGTCGGCCGAACCGCCGCCGCCCACCAGGCGTAGGCCGAGCCTCGGGCAGACCCGCAGGCTCGGCCTGGGCAGCCCGGTCTCGCGCCCGGCCGACGAACCGTTCGTCCCACCCGCCGAGCCACCGATGGTGGTCGAAGCGGCCCAGGAGGAACTTCCGCCACCCGCCCCAGTACCGCCACCCGCCCCGGCTCCACCACCGCCGGAGCCGCCTCCCGCCCCGCCACCCTTGGTGTACCGGGCGGGCGGTGAGCCGTTGCCGCGGGTGACCGGACAGATCGTGCGCGACGAGGTGCCTCCCGACCTGGCAGGCACCTTGAAGCGTGACCGGGGCGCGGACGTCTCCGCGGTGCCGGTGTTTCGCGGACCCACTGTGGATGCCGAAGCCCGGTCGCGGGGAGCGCGCGCGTTCGCCAAGGACGGCGCGGTGTTCCTGCCCGAGTCCGCCGGGCCGACCAGCGGGACCAAGGCGAAAGCCCTGCTGGCGCACGAACTCGTCCACGTCGTGCAGCAGCGCACCCTGGGCTCGCTGCCCGCACTGTCCACACCGGAAGGTCGCGGCCTCGAAGCCGAGGCTGTGGCCGCCGAACGCCAGTACGGCGGTCTCGCCGACACCCCGCTCATCCACCCGCCGCAGCCGCAGGCCGCCGAGCCCAGCATGTCCGGGCCAGCGCAGCTCGCGCCCACCGTCGTCACCCCGCCCGACCCAGTGCATTCGCACTTCGAGCGCGAGGCCCGCGAGGAGATCGATCAGATCGCCGAGAGCACCGCGCACCGCGTGCTGGAGGAGTGGACCCCTCCCACCCCCTCAGGCGGCCGCACACCCAGCGGTCCACGCCTGACCTCGGGCCTGCCCACCACCGTCGGCGGCGCGGTCGGCGACACGGTCGGCTTCACCGAGCGCCGTGGGGCCGACGCCACCTCGCCCACCACCTCCACCCGCTTCGCTGGAGGCGGTGGGTCCGGCACGTTCGACCGGGCCGCCCGCCGCCAGGAGATGGAAACCGAGCTGCTCGACGCGCTCAACGCCGAGCAGGCCGAGCAGGGCGGGTCCCTGATCAGCCACCTCGGCGACGCCGACCTGGAACGCATCGAGCGCGCCCTCGACCGCGAGGAGCAAGGCGGCGGCCGGGGCTCGACCACCACACCGCGCCCGATCAACCCGCAGGAGGGCGGCGCATTCGGCGACACGGTCAGCTTCACCACGCGCAGCGGCGCCGACCTGGTCGACCCGCGCGCCCGCCAGACCGCCCAGGGCGCGGCGAGCAGACTCAGCCTGGCCGCCGCCCTGTCCGCGTCGACCGACTCCACGAGCGCCACACGAAGCCGGACGGCTCCCGGCGCCACCGAGCGGCTCAGCGACGCGGGCGGGACCTTCGGCGACACGGTCAGCTTCAGCGAGCCCACGGGTGACGACACGTTCCGCGGCGGGCGCCGCCCCGACTCCGCCACGTCGAGCACGAGCCGCGCGGGCACCGGGGCCGCGGACATGCACGGCAGTGAGGAAGAACCCGTGGACCTCGACCGGGTGGACCTGGAGGACCTCACCGCCCGCCTCTACGACCGGGTGCGCAGCAGGCTGCGCCTGGAACTGCTGGTCGACCGGGAACGGTCCGGCTGGCTCACCGACTTCAGGTAG
- a CDS encoding phage tail protein produces the protein MALSDASKIGLSNRFVVTMTGMKDYDLGSWFKAEGLDVSWDVAEYRTGDGGNDRFYFPGNTKYSNIKLTRAVSEETKKVRTWLSKNSFTSDVFVGKIELFGSKKDDGVITEWELRDVMPVKWSINGFDAGASQVSLESLELAHKGFLDDEFKLRQ, from the coding sequence GTGGCTCTCAGCGACGCGAGCAAGATCGGCCTGTCCAACAGGTTCGTCGTCACGATGACCGGCATGAAGGACTACGACCTCGGCAGCTGGTTCAAGGCCGAGGGTCTCGACGTGAGCTGGGATGTGGCCGAGTACCGCACCGGAGACGGCGGCAACGACCGGTTCTACTTTCCTGGCAACACCAAGTACAGCAACATCAAACTCACCCGCGCCGTCTCCGAGGAGACAAAGAAGGTGCGCACGTGGCTGAGCAAGAACTCGTTCACCAGTGACGTCTTCGTTGGCAAGATCGAACTCTTTGGGTCCAAAAAGGACGATGGGGTGATCACCGAGTGGGAGCTGCGCGACGTCATGCCGGTGAAGTGGTCCATCAACGGTTTCGACGCGGGCGCGAGCCAGGTCTCCCTGGAGAGCTTGGAACTGGCGCATAAGGGATTCCTCGACGACGAGTTCAAACTCCGCCAGTAA